A window of the Salarias fasciatus chromosome 7, fSalaFa1.1, whole genome shotgun sequence genome harbors these coding sequences:
- the LOC115391597 gene encoding PDZ domain-containing RING finger protein 4, producing the protein MGCNLCTLQKREEHYKLLYEIAQVNGKELSRCSHEETVEGFHTAKDPVVVQVIRRTPSGRPHGPPQEIHVVDVCTQTDITFEHIMALAKLRPSTPPVPDVCPFLLSDSCHSLHTMDQDYYEGTDYLSPVPADGERTEEFEYEEVELCRLGSQEKLGLTLCYRTDEEEDVAIYVSEVSPNSIAARDGRIREGDRILQINGQDVQDREEAMAALSNDECRNIVLLVARPELQLEEAWLDDEHSEFLEQLKMEMLEEQQREEMELAALQEEQENEQRAEDDRPTCSTLPHHKDGLRSIKDRVDTSEHNVLAHIQRRLSQCLRDSRDSRCTTGSTRLEDEEDDDETEGDRFQQLLELKCQIRNSGEYDLFYSRRSTIECSVGEQGGVQHELRMLNEELRSIELECQNIMQAHKLRKGQQSPSTGRSPPSTKNQSLRCGEPTRGKLADVNERLEKSDKDSSSAYNTAESSRSTPLAMDRSPEHSLQRMVSLTNQRNLYSGLHAALQSWARAAARTTATRPSRTRRLRRRRTAGDKLKRCASRIPYFSPSHSSQQRQANIPAHARHYQSYMQLIQQRSAVEYAQSQLSLLSVCKEPQRPVNEPKMEWKVKIRSDGTRYITKRPVRDKILRERALKIKEERSGGMTTDDDAMSEMKMGRYWSKEERKQHLVRAKEQRKRREFMQRSRLESLKENPQSSGEGRKEVSIIELSHKKMMKKRNKKILDNWMTIQELMTHGTKAPEGAKVHNAFLSVTTV; encoded by the exons GTCAACGGAAAAGAGTTGTCCAGGTGCAGCCATGAGGAGACCGTGGAGGGCTTCCACACTGCCAAGGACCCCGTCGTGGTGCAGGTCATCCGGCGAACCCCCAGCGGCCGCCCCCACGGCCCCCCTCAGGAAATCCACGTGGTGGACGTGTGCACTCAGACCGACATCACCTTCGAGCACATCATGGCGCTGGCAAAGCTGCGGCCTTCAACCCCTCCTGTGCCTGACGTCTGTCCTTTCCTGCTCTCTGACAG ctgtcattcCCTTCATACAATGGACCAGGACTACTATGAAGGGACTGACTACCTCTCCCCCGTTCctgctgatggagagaggacagaggagttCGAGTACGAG GAAGTGGAACTGTGTCGACTCGGCAGCCAAGAGAAGTTGGGGCTAACGCTGTGCTACAGGACggacgaagaggaggatgtGGCCATCTACGTCAGTGAG GTCAGTCCGAACAGCATCGCCGCTCGAGATGGACGCATCCGAGAGGGGGACCGCATTCTGCAG ATTAATGGCCAAGACGTCCAAGACAGAGAGGAAGCGATGGCTGCGCTCTCCAATGATGAATGCAGGAACATCGTGCTCCTGGTGGCCAGACCCGAGCTGCAG CTGGAAGAGGCCTGGCTGGACGACGAGCACAGCGAGTtcctggagcagctgaagatgGAAATgttggaggagcagcagagggaggagatgGAACTAGCAGCCttacaggaggagcaggagaacgAACAG AGAGCGGAAGACGACAGgcccacctgctccaccctgcctcATCATAAGGACGGTCTGCGGAGCATCAAAGACAGAGTGGACACTTCAGAGCATAACGTCTTGGCACACATTCAGAGGCGTCTGTCCCAGTGCCTGAGAGACAGCCGGGACTCGCGCTGCACCACCGGCTCCACGCGGttagaggacgaggaggacgacgacgagaCGGAGGGCGATCgcttccagcagctgctggagctgaagtgTCAGATCCGGAACAGTGGCGAGTACGACCTCTTCTACAGCCGCCGCAGCACCATCGAGTGCAGCGTCGGGGAGCAGGGCGGCGTGCAGCACGAGCTGCGCATGCTCAACGAGGAGCTGCGCAGCATCGAGCTGGAGTGCCAGAACATCATGCAGGCCCACAAGCTCCGGAAGGGTCAGCAGTCGCCTTCGACGGGCCGCTCGCCGCCCTCCACCAAAAACCAGAGCCTCCGCTGTGGCGAGCCCACGAGGGGGAAGCTGGCGGACGTTAACGAGAGGTTGGAAAAGTCAGACAAGGACAGCTCGAGTGCCTACAACACGGCGGAGAGTTCCAGGAGCACCCCTCTGGCCATGGACCGCTCCCCAGAGCACTCACTCCAGAGGATGGTGAGTCTCACTAACCAGAGAAACCTCTACAGCGGCCTG CATGCCGCGCTCCAGTCCTGGGCAAGAGCAGCAGCCCGGACCACAGCAACCCGTCCGAGTCGGACCAGACGCCTCAGgcggaggaggacagcaggggacAAATTGAAGCGGTGCGCCTCCCGCATTCCCTACTTCTCTCCGTCCCACAGTTCCCAGCAGCGGCAGGCCAACATCCCGGCTCACGCCCGCCACTACCAGAGCTACATGCAGCTGATCCAGCAGCGCTCCGCCGTGGAGTACGCCCAGAGCCAGCTCAGCCTGCTCAGCGTCTGCAAGGAGCCCCAGCGGCCCGTCAACGAGCCCAAGATGGAGTGGAAGGTGAAGATCCGCAGCGACGGCACACGGTACATCACCAAGAGGCCCGTGAGGGACAAGATCCTGAGGGAGCGGGCGCTGAAGATCAAGGAGGAGCGCAGCGGCGGCATGACCACGGACGATGACGCCATGAGCGAGATGAAAATGGGCCGGTACTGGAGCAAGGAGGAGCGGAAGCAGCACCTGGTCAGGGCCAAGGAGCAGAGGAAGCGGCGGGAGTTCATGCAGCGGAGTCGGCTGGAGAGCCTGAAGGAAAACCCTCAGAGCAGCGGCGAGGGCCGCAAGGAAGTCAGCATCATCGAGCTCAGCCACaagaagatgatgaagaagcGCAACAAGAAGATTCTGGACAACTGGATGACGATCCAGGAGCTGATGACTCACGGCACCAAGGCGCCCGAAGGAGCCAAGGTGCACAACGCCTTCCTCTCAGTCACTACTGTATAA